A single region of the Methylocystis echinoides genome encodes:
- a CDS encoding DUF2244 domain-containing protein, with amino-acid sequence MSDPFETPIYQTRLTPHRSMTPRAFYVFIIVFCLAQVIFAVPFLIMGAWPVAGFMGLDALALYIAFRLSFRDARAYETLALTPIELVFAKVGAGGGRREWRFNPSWVRLEQKVHEEFGTMSVAFVYRGEVVEVGGFLGPRQKADLVRDLTRALATARLGPRFG; translated from the coding sequence ATGTCGGACCCTTTTGAGACGCCGATTTATCAGACCCGCCTGACGCCGCATCGGTCGATGACCCCGCGCGCCTTCTATGTCTTCATCATCGTCTTCTGTCTGGCGCAGGTCATTTTCGCGGTTCCGTTCCTGATCATGGGGGCCTGGCCCGTCGCGGGCTTCATGGGGCTGGACGCGCTCGCCCTCTACATCGCCTTCCGGTTGAGCTTCCGGGACGCCCGCGCCTATGAAACGCTCGCCCTCACGCCCATCGAACTCGTCTTCGCCAAGGTGGGGGCGGGCGGCGGGCGCCGCGAATGGCGCTTCAATCCCTCCTGGGTGCGCCTCGAACAAAAGGTCCATGAGGAATTCGGCACGATGAGCGTCGCCTTTGTCTATCGCGGCGAGGTCGTCGAGGTCGGCGGTTTTCTCGGCCCCCGCCAGAAAGCCGACCTCGTCCGCGATCTGACGCGCGCGCTGGCGACCGCCCGTCTGGGGCCGCGCTTCGGGTAA
- the gltX gene encoding glutamate--tRNA ligase produces MSQVVTRFAPSPTGFLHIGGARTALFNWLYARRHGGRMMLRIEDTDRERSTQAAIDAIIDGMKWLGLDWDGDVVYQFARAPRHREVAEALLAKGKAYRCYATAQELEEMRELARAEKRPPRYDGRWRDRDPSEAPAGAPFVIRLKAPLEGETVIEDAVQGRVVFPNKDIDDFVLLRSDGNPTYMLAVVVDDHDMGVTQIIRGDDHLTNAARQKHIYEAMGWETPAFAHIPLIHGPDGAKLSKRHGALGVDAYRAMGYLPAALRNYLVRLGWSQGDKEFFSLPEMIDSFDLAQVHRSPARFDYAKLENMNGHYLRDTPDDALFTILVDTLPYLEGGAAMLAALDDHKRGQLRAALPGLKARAKTLNELVDGASFLFAQRPLPLDDKAQKLLSPEAKARLGALGPKLAALSDWTAAATEAVVRDLSVELGVKLGDLAQPLRAALTGRSTSPGIFDVLEILGREESLGRIADQSA; encoded by the coding sequence ATGTCGCAGGTCGTCACCCGTTTCGCGCCGTCGCCCACCGGCTTTCTGCATATTGGCGGCGCACGCACCGCGCTGTTCAACTGGCTCTACGCCAGACGCCACGGCGGGCGGATGATGCTGCGCATCGAGGACACCGACCGCGAGCGCTCCACGCAGGCGGCCATCGACGCCATCATCGACGGCATGAAATGGCTCGGCCTCGATTGGGACGGCGACGTCGTCTATCAGTTCGCCCGCGCCCCGCGTCATCGCGAGGTGGCCGAGGCGCTTCTGGCGAAAGGCAAGGCCTATCGCTGCTACGCCACCGCGCAGGAGCTCGAGGAGATGCGCGAGCTGGCCCGCGCCGAGAAGCGTCCGCCGCGCTATGACGGCCGCTGGCGCGACCGCGATCCCTCCGAGGCGCCTGCCGGCGCGCCTTTCGTCATCCGCCTCAAGGCGCCGCTCGAGGGCGAAACGGTGATCGAGGACGCCGTGCAGGGTCGCGTCGTGTTCCCCAACAAGGACATTGACGATTTCGTGCTGCTTCGCTCCGACGGCAACCCGACCTATATGCTCGCCGTCGTCGTCGACGATCACGACATGGGCGTCACGCAGATCATCCGCGGCGACGATCATCTCACCAACGCCGCCCGTCAGAAGCACATCTATGAGGCGATGGGCTGGGAGACCCCGGCCTTCGCGCATATTCCGCTGATTCACGGGCCGGACGGCGCCAAGCTGTCGAAGCGCCACGGCGCGCTCGGCGTCGACGCCTATCGGGCCATGGGCTATCTGCCGGCGGCGCTGCGCAATTACCTGGTGCGCCTGGGCTGGAGCCAGGGCGACAAGGAATTCTTCTCCCTGCCCGAGATGATCGACTCCTTCGATCTCGCGCAGGTGCATCGCTCGCCGGCGCGATTCGACTACGCCAAGCTCGAAAACATGAACGGGCATTATCTGCGCGATACGCCCGACGACGCGCTCTTCACCATACTCGTCGACACGCTGCCCTATCTCGAAGGCGGCGCTGCGATGCTGGCGGCCCTCGACGACCATAAGCGCGGGCAATTGCGCGCGGCGCTTCCGGGCCTGAAGGCGCGCGCCAAGACGCTCAACGAACTGGTCGACGGCGCCAGCTTCCTTTTCGCGCAGCGTCCGCTGCCGCTGGATGACAAGGCGCAGAAGCTGCTCTCGCCAGAGGCGAAGGCGCGGCTCGGCGCGCTCGGCCCGAAACTCGCCGCGCTCTCCGACTGGACCGCCGCCGCGACGGAGGCCGTGGTGCGTGATCTTTCCGTGGAGCTCGGCGTCAAGCTCGGCGACCTCGCGCAGCCGCTGCGCGCCGCGCTCACCGGCCGCTCGACCTCGCCGGGCATTTTCGACGTGCTCGAAATTCTCGGTCGCGAGGAAAGCCTCGGCCGCATTGCGGATCAGAGCGCCTGA
- a CDS encoding citrate synthase, with translation MAENKGSFTIGGKEIDLPVMQGTMGPSVVDIRNLYGETEMFTFDPGFTSTASCESKITFIDGDAGVLLYRGYPIDQLAEHGDFLETCYLLLYGELPSAAEKANFDYRITRHTMVHEQMARFFQGFRRDAHPMAVMVASVGALSAFYHDSTNIADPVQRMVASTRMIAKIPTLAAMAYKYSIGQPFVYPKNDLDYTSNFLRMCFAVPCEEYKVNPVLSRALDRIFILHADHEQNASTSTVRLSGSSGANPFACIAAGIASLWGPAHGGANEAVLKMLAEIGTPERIPQFIARAKDKNDPFRLMGFGHRVYKNYDPRAKIMQRTTREVLNELGVKDDLLDVALELERIALSDEYFIEKKLYPNIDFYSGITLKAMNFPVAMFTVLFAVARTVGWIAQWKEMIEDSGSKIGRPRQLYTGEKRRDYVPMSKR, from the coding sequence ATGGCCGAAAATAAAGGTTCCTTCACAATCGGCGGCAAGGAGATCGATCTCCCGGTGATGCAGGGCACGATGGGGCCGTCCGTCGTGGATATCCGCAATCTCTACGGAGAGACGGAGATGTTCACCTTCGATCCCGGCTTCACCTCGACGGCCTCCTGCGAATCGAAGATCACCTTCATCGACGGCGACGCGGGCGTGCTGCTCTATCGCGGCTATCCGATCGACCAGCTCGCCGAGCACGGCGACTTTCTGGAGACCTGCTATCTGCTGCTTTACGGCGAGCTCCCCTCGGCGGCGGAAAAGGCTAATTTCGATTACCGCATCACGCGCCACACCATGGTGCACGAGCAGATGGCGCGCTTCTTCCAGGGCTTCCGCCGCGACGCGCATCCCATGGCGGTGATGGTGGCGTCCGTCGGCGCGCTCTCGGCCTTCTATCACGACTCGACCAATATCGCCGATCCCGTGCAGCGCATGGTCGCCTCGACGCGCATGATCGCCAAGATCCCGACGCTGGCGGCGATGGCCTATAAATATTCGATCGGCCAGCCCTTCGTTTATCCCAAGAACGACCTCGACTATACGTCGAACTTCCTGCGCATGTGCTTCGCGGTGCCCTGCGAGGAATACAAGGTCAATCCGGTTCTCTCGCGCGCGCTCGACCGCATCTTCATCCTGCACGCCGATCACGAGCAGAACGCCTCGACCTCGACCGTGCGTCTCTCGGGTTCGTCCGGCGCCAATCCCTTCGCCTGTATCGCGGCCGGCATCGCTTCGCTGTGGGGGCCGGCGCATGGCGGCGCCAATGAGGCGGTGCTCAAGATGCTCGCGGAAATCGGCACGCCCGAGCGCATCCCGCAGTTCATCGCCCGCGCCAAGGACAAGAACGATCCCTTCCGGCTGATGGGCTTCGGCCATCGTGTTTACAAGAACTACGATCCGCGCGCGAAGATCATGCAGCGCACGACGCGCGAAGTGCTCAACGAACTCGGCGTGAAGGACGACCTGCTCGACGTGGCGCTGGAGCTCGAGCGCATCGCGCTGTCGGATGAGTATTTCATCGAGAAGAAGCTCTATCCGAACATCGACTTCTATTCCGGCATCACGCTGAAGGCGATGAATTTCCCGGTGGCGATGTTCACCGTGCTCTTCGCGGTGGCGCGCACGGTGGGCTGGATCGCCCAGTGGAAGGAAATGATCGAGGATTCCGGCTCCAAGATCGGCCGCCCGCGCCAGCTCTACACCGGCGAGAAGCGGCGCGATTATGTGCCGATGTCGAAGCGGTAA